The genomic interval CGAGATGGAGCAGCGCTTCCGAGTCTTCGCGAGGAACGCGCGTGCGTTGGCTCGGTATCGGCCCGGGAGCTACGCCGGCAAGGTGCTCTTCCTTCAAGCGGAGCAGATGACGGCGAGCATGGCGGGCTCCATGCCCGCCCCGGTGGAGAGCTGGGGGGAGCGATTGTCGCAGGCCCGGCTCCATCGGGTCCCTGGCAATCACTACACGATGTTGCAGGCGCCTCACGTTCGTGAGGTCGCGGACCGGATGACTGTTGTCCTGGAGGAACTTGGTGCGCCCGCCGTGGCGCATTGAGGCGAGGTGTTTTGAATGGGTATTCACATCGCGAGATTCAAGGCAGGGGGCGAAGTCCGCTGGGGCTGGGTGCGAGCGGGGCAGGTGGTTCCTATCTCCGGGCAATACGCCTCCCTGGCCGAGTTCCTGGAGGTCGGGCGGGAGCGTGCCTGGGCCCTGTCGGCTGGTGGAGCCGCCAAGGGGCTGCCCTTGGCCGAGGTCGAGGTGCTCAGCCCTGTGACGTCCCCCTGCAATGTCGTGTGTCAGGGGCAGAACTACCGCAGCCACATGTTGGAAGTGGGACAGGACCCGGACGCCAAGGACTTCAACCAGTTCTTCCGCAAGGCGTCCTCCTCGCTCACGTCGAGCACGGCCAACATCGTCCGTCCCCAGCGGGTACGGATGCTGGACTATGAAATCGAGCTGGGGCTCGTCATTGGCCGGGGCATCCATGGGCCCACGCGGGTGACGCGCGAGCGGCTGCACGAAGTCGTGGCCGGGGTCGTGATGGGCAATGACGTCTCCGCCAGGGACCTTCAGCTCATCGAGGGGCAGTGGCACAAGGCGAAGAGCTTCCGGACATTCTGCCCGGTGGGGCCCTTCCTCTATCTGCTGGCGCCCGAAGACCACGGCAGGTTGATGGACATGCGACTGTCCTTGTCCGTCAACGGTGAACTCCGGCAGAGCGCGAGTACATCGGAGATGATCTACCCGCCCGAGGAGACGCTCTCGGAGCTCTCCGAGGTCATGGACCTTTTTCCGGGGGACCTCGTGCTGACAGGAACTCCCAGTGGCGTGGCCGCGGGGCGGACGGTGTCCAGGCTGGCCCGCGGCGTGGGGAGCTTCATCCGCCTTTTCTTGTCGGACAGGACGCTGGCGAAGCTCATCCTGAAGTCGAGCAACACCGCCGCCTATCTGAAGGAAGGCGATGTCATCCGCGCCTCCATCTCCAGCCCCGATGGCGCCATCCACCTGGGGATGCAGGAGAACCGCGTCGTCGCGCAGGAGTTGATGGCAGCGGCGGAGGAGCCGGTACCCGTGGTTCGAGTGGGAGGAATATGAGCCAGGACAAACGCAAGGCGGATAGGACCGCGATGGGTGTGGCGATGTGGCGGGCGCTGGGGGCACGTGAAGGAGATGCGCGCGTCCGCAACCCCGACTTCATGGCGGCGGAGTTCCTGGACCCTGTTTCACGTGCGCTCCTGGCGGTGGCGCCCGTTCGCGCGTGGTTCAAGAGCCACTTCGGACGCAAGCTGCCTGGGGCGTATGGCTTCGCCACGGCGCGAACGCTCCACCTGGATTCGTTGTTTCTCCAGGCGCTCGGCGAAGGGGTGCGTCAGGTGGTGTTGCTCGGCGCGGGGTATGACAGCCGGGCCTACCGCTTCCGGGAGCGGCTTGGGGGGGCTCGAGTCTTCGAGGTGGACCTGCCGTCGACGCAGCAGCGCAAGAAGGAGCGTCTGGGGGCGTTGCTGGGCTCGATGCCTGACTGGGTCACCTATGTGCCCATCGACTTCGACAAGCAGCGGCTCGAGGAGGTGCTACCCGGTGCGGGGTTCGACTCCAGGCTGCGGACGTTCTTCCTGTGGGAGGGCGTCTGCATGTACCTCTCCGAGGAGGGGGTCCAGCAGACGCTGGGCTTCGTGGTGCGCAACGCTCCGCCCGGCAGCAGCATCGCCTTCGACTACGTGGCCCTGGGTGCGCTGAGGGGGGATGTCCGCTATCCGGATTCCCGCCAGTGGGGAAGCGCGCTGGCGGCGATGGGACATCCCATGACGTTTGGCATCGAGGAGGATGAGTCGGAGGCCTACTTGCGCCAGCAGGGGTTGGAGCTGGTCTCGCGAATCGGGTCCGCCGACATGGAGCGGGCGTATCTGACGAAGAGCAATGGGGAGTTGCTCTGCCACACGTCGAACATCCTGAACATCGTCCATGCGCGGGTCGCTGGACCTGGGGGAGTTGCGTCCACTCCGTAGGCCCGTTCAACGTTTGAGCATGAGGTGGAGTTCCCATGGACTTGCTTCGTGTCGCGGCATTGCAGCTCCGCTCGCGCAACGGCCGTGTGCAGGACAACCTGGAGCATGCGCGGCCCTTCATCCGCCAGGGCGTGGCCCAGGGGGCGCGGCTGTTGCTCCTCCCGGAGTTCTACTCCACGGGATATCTGCAGAGCCCCGAGGTCTGGCATTGGGGGGAGACGTTGGATGGGCCCACCGTCCATTTCATGAGGGAGGAGGCGAGCCGGGGGAATGTGTTCCTGGGGGCCTCTCTTCTCGAGGTGGATGGGGAGGACTTCTTCAACACCTTCGTGTTGGTCTCACCGGCGGGGAGGGTGGACCGGGTGCGCAAGCGAAGGGCTCCCTCCTATGAGTCGTATTGGTTCCGGGGCAGTGGGGATGATCCGTGTGTGATTGATTGCTCGCTGGGGCGGATAAGCGTGGGCATCTGCGCGGACAACCATTTCAGCGACATGGCGGCGTGTATCGAATCGTCTCGGTCTCAGCTTCACCTCATGCCGCACTGTTACTGCGTGGGAAAGGCGAATCCCTGGACTTTTCCGCGAGCGCTCGTCGAGGCGTCCTGCCGGCAGATGGAGTCGTTGCCGGTGCGGTATGCGCGTCACTTCGGTGTTCCGGTGGTGCTCGCGAATCAGTGCGGGCCTTGGGAGAGCCCGCTCCCGGGCCTCATGGGGCTGATGGTGAAGACGGACCGGTTCCTGGGGCGCTCGTCCATCGTATCGGCGCAGGGGGAGCGGCTTCGCGCCCTGGGGGAGGCCGAGGAGGGCGTCATCGTCGACACGGTGGCGTTGAGGTCCGCGAATCATGTGGAGGACGAGCGGCTTGTCTCCAGTGCCCAGGGGGCGTGGGGTTGGTCGTCGCTCGGGGAGCCCGCGTTCTCGACGGCGTCACTCGCGCTCAAGGTTCGCCTGATGGAGTGGCGGGGGCGCCGGGCGTATGAGCGGAGCATGGAGCGCAGGCGGTGTGCGCTGCGCGTCCAGGAGGAGTGCCGGAGCGCTTCTTCCAGTCGAGTGGACGCCCGTGTCCACTCGATTTGACACCCGGGTGCCTCGCTGAGAGGGGCACCGCGCGGCATGTCCGTTGCTCAACCAGACACGGCCTGAAGGACCGGGCCCTCATGGCGAGGGCGGGCCTTCAGGGCGGTTCCCCGTGCTCTGGAGACACCATGGCTATCAAGGAGATGAAGGCGAAGACCGTCAACCTGTCGGAGTTGGCGGATGCGGCTGGCAACCCGCGGCTCGTGCTGCCGCAGAGCGGCATGTCCAGACGGTCCGTCCTCCGGGGAAGCGGTGGCATCATCCTCCTGGCGGCGCTTCCCACCGCGCCCATGCTGTCGGGCTGCTGGCCCGACAGCTGGGATGTGGATGACATCCTGAATGCCATCAAGGCGGCGAAGGAGATCTTCGACATCCTCGAGAAGATCGGGGGGACCATCGCCGCCATCAACAAGGGAGACGAGCCTCAGGACATCAACGTCAAGCTCGAGCTGTTGGAGGAGCTGTCGCAGCCTCCAACCGCCACGGGGACGCCGGGCGCGTCCGGAGCTCGTGCCGGACGGTCGGTGGCCAGCAACATCGTGCGCGTCTCGATTCCTCCCTCCCGAAACGGAGAGGCCTCGCTCATCCCCTGGTCCGGGTTCCAAGCGAGCCGTGTGGGGCCACACTTCGCCTCGGCCAGGGCGCTGCGGAAGCTCGTGGAGAGTTCCACCTTCAGGGTCGAGGGCTGAGCCCATGATGGGCACGAGAGAGGCCCTCGGCCTGGGGGCCTTGCTGTTCACGCTCGCGGGGAGCGGCTGCCTGAAGGACCCGGACCCCAACGAGTTCTACCCGTGTCCAGACGCCAAGGAGTCAACGGTCGTTGCTGGCTCGATGCTGTGCGAGTGCGTCGCGCAGACGGATGGGGGCGTCGCCTACTACGCCAACGGCTCGGCGACGTGTGAGAGCTGTGACGCCGTGGCGGCCGCGGGCCGCTTCTGCATCTGCGACTCGCGCAACATCATCAGCTCCGTCAGGTCAGAGTGTGTCCAGTGCCCGGAGCGCTGTGCCTCTCTGGAGTGTGTCCCCGAGCCCTGTGAGGGGCGCTGCCAACGACCGCCTTGTGCGCCGGGCTCCTACTGTACTCCCGAGGGCCGCTGTGCCGCGTGCGCCCCTGGTCGTTGTGGAGGTGCTTGCGGGGACTGTCCCATGGGCCTCACCTGTGTCATCGGACAGTGTGTCGCGGTGACGCGGTGCTGTGTGGGGAAACGCATTTGTGACGAGGCTCCGACGGGGTGCGTGTGGAGCGGCATCCACCCACCTGGAGCCCCTTGCTTTTGCGATTACGACGATTCGAATCCCAACCTCTACAACGCGTTCGAACCCGACGCCCCCAATGGCAGGCCTCGCACGGAGGATGGCCTCGTTTGTGTGCAGAGGCTTTCGGGCACGTTCTGCCCGTTCTGAGGTGGGTCCAGGGCGGTCGGCGCACGGGGGGAGCGCCGATTGTCTGGAATGAAGCCCCTCCGCCGGGTCGTGCTTGTCCCATGCGAGGGCATCCGGCGGAGGGGCTGTCTGTCCAACCTGTCTTCGATTAGACTTGTAGGGTGCCCACCCCCCTGACCGAACTTGCCTTGGGTCTTGAAGCCGAGAGGCTCACACGTGAGAGGGATTTCTTCCGGCAACTGCTGGAGCTGGGCGGCCGGGAGGAGATTGAGCCCTTCCTGGAAGAGGCGCTCTCGATGGTGGTGGCGCTCTCGGGCGCGCGCCGGGGTTATATCGAAGTCCAGGATGAGCCGGGCCGCTCGGACCAGGCCTCGACGTTCTCATTGGCCCATGGCTACTACGACGCGGAGGTTGACGGGGTGCGTGCCGCCTTCTCGCGGGGCGTCATCGCGGAGGCGATCGCGACGGGCCGCACCATCCTCACGGACTCCGCGCTGAGTGACCCGCGGTTCCAGAAGCGCGACAGCGTGGTGCGCAATCGCACCGAGGCCGTTTTGTGCGCACCCATCGGTGTCTCGCCCCCCATGGGGGTCATCTACCTCCAGGACCGGGAGAAGGCGGGCTCGTTCTCCACCGAGGACTGCGGGCTGGTGGAGACCTTCGCGCGGCATCTGGCCGCCTTCGCGGACCGGCTCCTGCTGAAGCGCAGGCGGCGGGACGCGGCGGACCCCACCTGGCGGGCGCGGGCCTCCCTGCGCGCGGAGGGTGTCATCGGGCGCAGTCCCGCGCTCGCACATGTCCTGGAGCAACTGGCGTTGGTGGCCCCGAAGGAGGTCACCGTGCTCCTGACGGGCGCGTCGGGGACTGGCAAGACGCAGTTGGCCCGCGTCATCCATGAGAACAGTCCTCGGCGGGCGGGGCGCTTCGTCGACCTCAACTGCGCCACGTTCGTCGAGTCCCTGGTCGAGAGCGAGCTGTTTGGCGCGGTGCGTGGCGCGCATTCCACGGCGACGCGTGGGATGCCGGGCAAGATTTCCGCGGCGAATCGCGGCACGTTGTTTCTCGACGAGGTGGGGGAGCTGCCCCTGGCGGTGCAAGCCAAGCTGCTCCAGTTCCTCCAGGACCGGGTGTACTACCCGCTGGGCAGCGACAAGCCCGAGCGCGCCGACGTGCGCATCATCGCGGCGACCAACGTGGACCTGCGGGCTGCCGTGGCGCAGCGGCGGTTCCGGGAGGACCTGCTCTACCGTTTGGATGTGATGCCCGTCCATGTGCCCCCACTGTCCGCCCGGCGCGAGGACATCCTGGATATCGCAGAGCACTTCTGCCAGCGGGCCTGTGCTCGGCATGGCCTGCCTCCGCTGCGCCTGTCCGTGGGCGCGGCGCGGGCGGTCGAGCTCGCGGAGTGGCCGGGGAATGTCCGCGAACTGGAGAACAAGGTGGAGGCCGCGGTCATCCGCGCGGGCGAGGGCGCCACCCAGGTCGAGTTGCGGCACTTCTTCCCCGAGACCCGGCCTGCTTCTTCGGGGGACGGCGGCTCCGCCGGGCGCGAGATCCATGGCTCCTTCCAGGAGGAGACGAGGCGCTTCCAGAAGCAGCTGGTGCAGCGGGCGTTGAACGACACGGATTGGAACGTGAGCGAGGCCGCGGAGCGGTTGGACCTGTCTCGGGCGCATCTCTACAACCTCATCGCGGCGTTTGGCCTCAAGCGCGGCTGAGCACGCGCGCTGGTTCGTCTCCCGTGCCCCCTCCACGCAAGCCGAGCTGGACGCCTCCAGCCTCCATTGAAGAGTACTCCCTGCTCGACCACCTGGGGGGTGGAGGCATGGGAAACATCTATCTCGCGAGGGATTCGTTGTTGGACCGCCTGGTCGCGGTGAAGTTCATCGCGGCGGCAAGGCCAGGGACGGAGGCGCGCGACAGGTTCCGCGTGGAGGCGCGAGCGATTGCGCGCCTCTCCCATCCCAATGTCGTCGCCGTGTACCGAAGTGGCGAGGTGGATGGCCGGCCCTATCTCGTCACCGAGTTTGTTCGGGGGAGGAGCCTCGCCGAGGTGCCTCGGCCCATGTCGCCGGGCGAGGTCCAGCACATCGCGCTCGGGTTGGCCCGAGGGCTCGCGGCGGCCCATCGACAGAGGGTCCTCCACCGGGACATCAAACCCGCGAATGTGATGTTGACCGACGAGGGGGAGGTCAAGCTGGTCGACTTCGGCCTCGCGAAACTCCTCCAATCGAGCGCGGGGGCCTCTGAGTCCCCAGAGGAAGGGATGCGCCTGGGGGGGCTCCCGCCGCCGGACGAAACGCCTTCGCATGCGATGTTGGGCACGCCGCACTACATGGCGCCCGAGGTCCTCCAGGGCCGGCCCGCGAGCCCCCGGAGTGACCTCTTCTCCGTGGGCGCGGTTCTCTATGAGCTCTGCACGGGGGCCCCGGTGCGCGCGCAGCCGGGGGCCTTCGTGACGGAGGCATGGATGCTTGAGATGGGCGCTCCTCTCGGCACGCTGCCGGGCTGGCGAGGGTCGCGGTTCGCCGCCATCGTGGACCGGTGCTTGAAGGTCTCGTTGGAGGACCGCTTCTCCTCCGCGGAGGGTCTCTGTGACGCGCTGGCGGGGCTTGCCACCGAACACGCGGAGAGCGGTATCCCCGAAGGCAATCCCTACCGGGGACTCCAGCCCTTCGAGGCGGAGCACAGCGCCTTGTTCTTTGGCCGGTCGGCGGAGGTGGCTGCCGTCGTCGAGCGGCTGCGAACAGAGCCGCTCATGGTGGTGACGGGAGACTCAGGGGTCGGCAAGTCGTCACTGTGCAGGGCGGGAGTCCTGCCTCGTGTTCGTGGAGGCGCGGCGCCAGAGGAGCGCTCCATTCGGGTTGCCGCACTCGTTCCAGGCCGGGAGCCCGTGCGGGCCCTCGCGTTGGCGCTCGCGACGGTGCTGGAGCGTGACGAGTCGCTGCTCGTCAAGCTCATCCGGGAAGAGCCTGGTGCATTGGGGGTGGAAGCGCGCCGGTGGAAGGCGCGTGAGAGCGCGCTCGTCGTGTTCGTCGACCAGCTCGAGGAACTCTTCACGTTGGCGCCACCCGAAGAGGCCGCGTTGTTCGCCGAAGCGGTGGCGAGCTTGGGCGCGGTCGCCGCGAACCTGCGTGTGCTGATGGCCATTCGCGGTGACTTCTTCACCCGACTGGCCGCGCTTCCCGGCCTGGGGGCGGATGTGTCTCGCGCGCTCTATCTCTTGGGGCCGCTGTCCGGCGAGGCGATGCG from Myxococcus stipitatus carries:
- a CDS encoding carbon-nitrogen hydrolase family protein, yielding MDLLRVAALQLRSRNGRVQDNLEHARPFIRQGVAQGARLLLLPEFYSTGYLQSPEVWHWGETLDGPTVHFMREEASRGNVFLGASLLEVDGEDFFNTFVLVSPAGRVDRVRKRRAPSYESYWFRGSGDDPCVIDCSLGRISVGICADNHFSDMAACIESSRSQLHLMPHCYCVGKANPWTFPRALVEASCRQMESLPVRYARHFGVPVVLANQCGPWESPLPGLMGLMVKTDRFLGRSSIVSAQGERLRALGEAEEGVIVDTVALRSANHVEDERLVSSAQGAWGWSSLGEPAFSTASLALKVRLMEWRGRRAYERSMERRRCALRVQEECRSASSSRVDARVHSI
- a CDS encoding SAM-dependent methyltransferase gives rise to the protein MSQDKRKADRTAMGVAMWRALGAREGDARVRNPDFMAAEFLDPVSRALLAVAPVRAWFKSHFGRKLPGAYGFATARTLHLDSLFLQALGEGVRQVVLLGAGYDSRAYRFRERLGGARVFEVDLPSTQQRKKERLGALLGSMPDWVTYVPIDFDKQRLEEVLPGAGFDSRLRTFFLWEGVCMYLSEEGVQQTLGFVVRNAPPGSSIAFDYVALGALRGDVRYPDSRQWGSALAAMGHPMTFGIEEDESEAYLRQQGLELVSRIGSADMERAYLTKSNGELLCHTSNILNIVHARVAGPGGVASTP
- a CDS encoding sigma-54-dependent Fis family transcriptional regulator; translated protein: MPTPLTELALGLEAERLTRERDFFRQLLELGGREEIEPFLEEALSMVVALSGARRGYIEVQDEPGRSDQASTFSLAHGYYDAEVDGVRAAFSRGVIAEAIATGRTILTDSALSDPRFQKRDSVVRNRTEAVLCAPIGVSPPMGVIYLQDREKAGSFSTEDCGLVETFARHLAAFADRLLLKRRRRDAADPTWRARASLRAEGVIGRSPALAHVLEQLALVAPKEVTVLLTGASGTGKTQLARVIHENSPRRAGRFVDLNCATFVESLVESELFGAVRGAHSTATRGMPGKISAANRGTLFLDEVGELPLAVQAKLLQFLQDRVYYPLGSDKPERADVRIIAATNVDLRAAVAQRRFREDLLYRLDVMPVHVPPLSARREDILDIAEHFCQRACARHGLPPLRLSVGAARAVELAEWPGNVRELENKVEAAVIRAGEGATQVELRHFFPETRPASSGDGGSAGREIHGSFQEETRRFQKQLVQRALNDTDWNVSEAAERLDLSRAHLYNLIAAFGLKRG
- a CDS encoding fumarylacetoacetate hydrolase family protein, producing MGIHIARFKAGGEVRWGWVRAGQVVPISGQYASLAEFLEVGRERAWALSAGGAAKGLPLAEVEVLSPVTSPCNVVCQGQNYRSHMLEVGQDPDAKDFNQFFRKASSSLTSSTANIVRPQRVRMLDYEIELGLVIGRGIHGPTRVTRERLHEVVAGVVMGNDVSARDLQLIEGQWHKAKSFRTFCPVGPFLYLLAPEDHGRLMDMRLSLSVNGELRQSASTSEMIYPPEETLSELSEVMDLFPGDLVLTGTPSGVAAGRTVSRLARGVGSFIRLFLSDRTLAKLILKSSNTAAYLKEGDVIRASISSPDGAIHLGMQENRVVAQELMAAAEEPVPVVRVGGI